A stretch of DNA from Toxotes jaculatrix isolate fToxJac2 chromosome 15, fToxJac2.pri, whole genome shotgun sequence:
cacTAAAgggggaaacacacacacatttggagctcctgtgtctctgtgagccACTTCGGAGCTTCAGTAACTTGTAGTAACGGCATGTTGGTAATGGTAACGGCGTTCTAACGATAGAAAAAGTAATTAGTTAGATTACCCGTTACTAAAAAAAAGCAACGGCGTTAGTAACGGCGTTTATTTTAACTCCGTTTTTCCCATCACTGGAGACATGCatgtgttgtgtattatttAGATATCTATGTACTATCTCATCAATACACCAATGGCTCCCAATGATCATTCTAAAATGCTACTGTTTAGCAATAATATTTTCCACATTCACTGTCTTTTTTAGCATGCAAACTAATTCGCGCTAAACAGGAAGCACAGCTGGGGTGGAaatttgcagatatttggtcATTAACCAACTTTGAAAAAATTAGAGGGTGACATGAGgatctgtaccaaatttcagaCTCATTTGTgtctaaataataaaatcaagCAAAGCATTAACTGGGTTGTGACATGCAGGTATATCAGTGCTGGATCATAACTATgtacatttcctttttctgacACCGATTAGACCTCCTATTCCCTCTGTGTGCCAAGAAAACTGATCAATTGGGCACATTTGATTCAaatatgctgatttttttttaaaaaatctttgtttATTGATCAAAAAATAGATTCACCAAATATTTGAGTTTCAAAAATTTGAAAAAGCCTCCAAAGCACCATTCAGTGTGTGCAGACACCTGTTCATTTGTCACTCGATTTACATCATTTAAATTGATACAACCAAACGTTAAACAAAGAACAATTATGAGATCAACACACGAGCAggtttataaaaatatataaaaatgacaaacagaaaaattaacCTCATATAAAACAACATCTCTATATGTAAATATTAACTGAAAGAACTAAGAAAGATAAAGCTATTTGTGACAAGCTATATACAGCATTTACCATTATCAGTGTGGACAGTTACGTGCCTATAGGTGGCATAAGAGAGCCAAGACATCGTCTTGCTAGACTTGTCTGAGAGGAGGTgtaaaaaatagatttaaaaacaagattttaaaaactggataaactaaaaaaaaaaaaaaaaagaagataatgaAACATTACACAGCATTTGAAAAAGTTGAGTTGAACCTTGAGTTTACAGTACTGGTAGTGTGTAGTAGATTTGGACATAGGAACCCTCTACCAAACTGGCAACacacaaatgtcagtgtttgggAAGCAGCAAGGTTTTTTTGCAAAAAATCTTGTTCAACTCTTCGGTTTTTCTTGATATTAGAAGATATGCTTGTTTCTATGTCCGTCAAAGGCAGAAATGGGCAGACATCCAAAACCAAGGCGCCAGCTGAGTACGTTTCCAGTGTGATGAACAGTGAGTGTACACTTTAGAATCTGGATGGTCTGAAGTCAGACTGACAGAGTGTTTCCTCAGATCATGAAGGACTGAGTTTGTTTGTAGTGCTtgagctgcagagagcagagagacataCAATGAACCATTTCCTTTAATTCGCTAGGGACCAGTGTTATCAGCAACCTATCAAAAGCATTTAATGGCAACCCAATCATGGCAGCAAGCAAAACAAGACCTGACACGATAACAATCCCTTTGATCACTCACATTGCGggtgggaggaggtggaggaggagggttgTAAGACTTGATGCTGAAAGACAAAGGGTGGCAGTTCAGTCTGAGCTCATTACCGGTCAATAACACATTGCTAGAGGCGAAACAAGAGTCCGGCTGAAAAGTGAGACACTcacctttttgttttcttttgctctgttcAAAGACGAAAAGGAAaagtcagtgaaaacagcagaattaATGTTTTCTATGATCACTCTCACACCTGATGTTGGACATGTTCCTCATTACATGCAGCCAGTAACTAACATGTTTACTCATacctttttctttcattgtccTTGTTACTCAATTATTACAAGGCTTTCCATGCACAACATATGATCAGCTGACAAAATATGATGCATTCATCAAACtgcccaacaaaaaaaaatgttaaaattagcTCTACCCCCAACAACTACAACATGAAAGAGCTGCTTACACAGTAATTCATCAGTAACAgtaattaattcattattaattaataacaaaacaataattaacACGTGTAATTCCTCCacataatgagtacttttacgctgcttaacacaaacactctctccAGCCTGGTTAATGTTAATATTAAGTAAATATCTATAATCCTCAAAGACAGTTCTATCCAgcaggttaaaaaaatattgaatttcATACTGAAGGCGGCTGAAATCATAAAATACCTACTCATAAGTTTGTCTTATTTGGTCAATCTcgagaaacaaaccaaaactcTAATTCACTTAATGCTGAAGGAAATATTTTTGCATCAGTTGGATAAATTAGAGGAAGAGTTTTACGGGTGGGACAGAGtctaaaaaaagttttaaagtttaaaagttAATTACTCTGactcaaatttatttattaaagtaGGCTAAACACATTGCATATGAAGGCAGTGATTACACGAAATAAACCAAACCATACATGCTGAACAGCAGTACAGTACTCACTCTTGCAGCAGCCTCGACGtcggcagacacacacacagatgcagcagaAAAGGATGAGCGTCAGAAAACCTGCAGCACCTGCTATCAAAACTGTCATATTCAAAGGATCtaggaggaggggaaagagatTATTTCATCAGTCTCTAATCAGTGGAGCATGACACATAAACACCAACAAGTAGTTTTATCAAAACCACTTACATTCCATAACTTTCAGGTGTTGGGCCACACAACTCTTGGGTGCCCCCACACTGTTGGAGGACTCACAGCGGTACATGCCTGCATCTGTTTTGGACACACTCTTAAACTTCTGCTCCGGACAGAAGAATGAAAGGTGAGAGGGGAAGTGAagatacatagatagatatacATTTGTCTGCATTTGTATATGTGAGTCCTTGTGTGTCTACCACTACATCAGTATTAAAGGCCAGTTTATACTTCTGTGGAGAATGAACACCATATTCTCCTGAGACCcggcaattcatttttgttctCTGTGGGGGACATGAGTCTGAGACccctaggtcaaaatatcatttatagaatctatctcaatcgtactgtccttttaagtggacatcctGGGCTTTCCTTTGATGCCTCAGTTGTGGGGTTGTGGCCAAAacagcaaatgcactgtcttttcaaagtggcGGGAAGTCcaacttccacattttatggcaacaagagagataagtcattgatttttttgcagatatcatgtttctgttgctaaaaaacaagatttttctttaatatcaaagtcTTGACTTCAATtcagtaagttttttttaaaagcacaatAATTTTTACccgttcaaaacacatttttgattcaatGTCCTTTGTAGTGGACATCAGGGCTTACTAACCCCAATTGTTAATACATTAGGGAGCAGAGGGctaagtgaggcagagaggatttTGCTAAGAATTGTGGAGGGAGATTGTgtagaaagggaaatgaaagcagttttagtGAGGCACAgtacacaatcatttaaaagcTTGATTTGGCAAACTACTTACCTTGTTGATTTGCAGATATCTGCTAAAAATTGATTAAATTTATGTCTCCTTTCTTTATCACTTTTCAGAATTCATAAGAATTGGAAGCCCTCTGGCTACTTCCAACAGAACATCGATGAGAGTTTATTTGAGTATTAATCTCAATAAAATCTTGGGCGTTCTAATACGTTTAAATTCTGAGCTTTGGCACCATGTTTAACTACCTCGGTTGGTAAGACTGAATAATTTtgttagataaaaaaaaaaaagaaaaaagaaaaaaacctgttcTCTCCTTTGGCCCTGATTTGCTAGCTGgcatctttcatctttgcacACAGACTAACTTTCAAGTTGCGATAGTAAAGGTCTGACCAAAATGTGctgatttcctccttcatttaaaaGGATATCCATAAAAATAGCTCAAATTTCAAGTGTTCAAATATGTATTGTTCATGTAActgtttttatctactttaatgctcatgaaatgaacataatttttaaaggaTACAaaaatccatacaaaaatgatttcagtattataacattacatcattacattatGTATCAAGCAAGACCCGATGTCCACTACAAGggacagctgaaaaaaataaataaacaatgtgtttgggaaaaaaaaaaaaaaaattgcaaaaacaGCACCCTGAGCGAAAGGGGTGTTCCTTGTAAATGGTAGAGTGCCCAGGTCTTGGCCGGGGGCATGGCTGGAAAACCCTGAGTACAAGGCCACCCTCCTCTGTCATGGTTTTGCCTTTTATACACTTCCTCATCACAGGTCACGTGGCCCCAAAGCCCGCCACCCTCCTCTGTCGTGGTTTTGACAAAAATTATTTCAGTATCATAACAATACATCATTACATTATGTATCAAGCAAGACCCGATGTCCACTACAAGGGACAGCTCgtaaaaaataatgtgtttgaaaaaaaaatggcaacatGATTTTTTCAACTACAATACTAAAATTAtcataaaaaatcaaaaaggcAAAACCTTTTTTCGTCTAGGTCTCAGGAGGTTATTTGCACATCCtgcagttacagagcaacattatcattagGGTTGTGTCTCTGGCCAAATGGTGAGTGTAAGTCCAGTAGTCACTCTTTTGTTTAGCTCTGATTTAGGTCACCACTCCTGGAGGAAATATCtcgctctttagctgctaaatactcCAAAGTATTCAACAGCTATATGTGATCAGGTGTCTCCTGATCTGAGCAGGTAGTGcacagtcattttttaaaaacccttttctcttcatttttctgaaaaccaaaacagtaaagttgtgggtggacagctgaaagcagaaaaGTACCAGCTCTCATAGAGAAATTAAGCTGTTTTTATCAGACTGTTCAAAATGAATGTGTAAAGTAACTGTTAGTGGAAGATCCATAAAGCATTAACTCGATCATTTTTAATGATGAGCAACAGAATTTCAGGATACATCCTGAATTAATTCATACATTAAATCATCAAGACTCATCTATTAGTTAATGTGTTACTTAAGCGTTTTGCACCCTTGTTATAGAGTGTGCCAGATTTTTAACCTTTTTCTGTGAAACATAAAGGTTTCAAGTCAAAATAATAAATGGCTTGactataaataaacaatgaaacCTAAAATTTCCCATAAAAGTAGTTCAAAATTTAAGTAGATGAGAGCTACTACAGGCTCTCCCGGGCCTGCAAACCCACGAGCGAGGAGCCCGTTCACTGTGAATGCTATAGATGGGAGCTACTACAGGCTCTCCCGGGCCTGCAAACCTGCGAGCGAGGAGCCTGTTTGCTGTGAATGCTATAGATGAGAGCTACTACAGGCTCTCCCGGGCCTGCAAACCTGCGAGCGAGGAGCCTGTTTGCTGTGAATGCTATAGATGAGAGCTACTACAGGCTCTCCTGGGCCTGCAAACCCACGAGCGAGGAGCCCGTTCACTGTGAATGCTATAGATGAGAGCTACTACAGGCTCTCCCAAAGCCCGTCAATCCTACACAGAATTATAAACTGGCCTTTAGATATTTTAGTGCGTACTCACCAGTGTGCCCTTGTTTGTGTCAATGCTGTATGGAGTGTCTGCTGTGGCCGTCAGAGCTTTGTTGTCTTTGTACCAGCGGTAGGTGGCAGGAGGCATGCTCAGTTTGTCCTTACAGAGAAGTTCAAGGTCTGAGCCGACAAACACAGAGCTTGGCACCTCACAGGATGGGACATGAGGAGGCACTAAGAGGGCAGAGAGCACAGCTTAAGTACTTATGAATAAATAAGAATACagcatttatcattttatgaAAAGATATATCCcctttaaaacatttcaacactTAAA
This window harbors:
- the jam2b gene encoding junctional adhesion molecule 2b — its product is MTTAKMLALPLLIALLHSPVCLSVTVSSSKPKVEVHEHTNAVLACEFRTEKDQNPRIEWKKKGKGVTFVYFNNKFTGSYLGRAKIEGATLTIHSVTQKDSGEYRCEVTASEDHVTLGEATVTLNVLVPPHVPSCEVPSSVFVGSDLELLCKDKLSMPPATYRWYKDNKALTATADTPYSIDTNKGTLKFKSVSKTDAGMYRCESSNSVGAPKSCVAQHLKVMEYPLNMTVLIAGAAGFLTLILFCCICVCVCRRRGCCKKQKKTKSIKSYNPPPPPPPTRNLKHYKQTQSFMI